One window from the genome of Acinetobacter sp. LoGeW2-3 encodes:
- a CDS encoding DUF445 domain-containing protein: MPEETSSPSLQRSKRFATIALIVAVVTWLVLMVTAKLLPEYVWLIHILMLSAEAGVVGGLADWYAITVLFRNPFGKLPIPKFLRDHTEIIPRNKARIAESMGRFVQENFLSPQIVERSLASTDLSLAAGRWLANPENNRQVTQVIQQTAPRIFEFVGQEQISSFIQTNSVQWVKSTQINHLASEMLRAVLENDFHQDVLQRGLDLAHAWMTSHPDQTRELTRSLFKEMGVWKLAKGASWIGIDVQQRSIDSVIQRVEAMLADPDHPWRLKIEESAQQLMLELANNDSEASQRLNSAKDALLDSPQVLNFISGAVVILCDAIKADLEKPDSGIAENLRIAIQQVGENIISNSSVRELLNNRMSGMAVDLSDQYSEKVIRFISERIHEWDSREMIDKIENEVGGDLHMIRVNGVVVGACIGLILGVIRAAVEHLI, encoded by the coding sequence ATGCCAGAAGAGACCAGTTCACCGAGCCTGCAACGCAGTAAGCGTTTTGCCACCATTGCCTTGATCGTGGCTGTTGTCACCTGGTTAGTGCTGATGGTCACTGCCAAATTACTGCCAGAATATGTATGGTTAATTCATATCCTGATGCTGTCTGCAGAAGCGGGTGTGGTCGGTGGGCTGGCAGACTGGTATGCGATTACGGTGCTGTTCCGCAATCCTTTTGGCAAATTGCCAATTCCTAAATTTCTGCGTGATCACACCGAGATCATCCCACGCAATAAGGCACGTATTGCCGAGTCGATGGGCCGTTTTGTCCAGGAAAATTTCCTGTCTCCGCAGATTGTGGAACGCAGTCTGGCCAGTACCGACCTGAGCCTGGCGGCAGGCCGCTGGCTAGCGAATCCAGAGAATAACCGTCAGGTGACTCAGGTGATTCAGCAGACCGCACCGCGGATCTTTGAGTTTGTCGGCCAAGAGCAAATTTCCAGCTTTATCCAGACCAACAGTGTGCAATGGGTCAAGAGTACCCAGATCAACCATCTCGCCAGTGAAATGCTACGTGCCGTTCTGGAAAATGACTTCCATCAGGATGTGTTACAACGTGGTCTCGATCTGGCACATGCCTGGATGACGTCGCATCCGGATCAAACCCGTGAATTAACCCGCAGCCTGTTCAAGGAAATGGGCGTGTGGAAGCTGGCTAAAGGAGCGAGCTGGATCGGGATTGATGTGCAGCAGCGTAGTATCGACTCGGTGATTCAGCGAGTTGAAGCCATGCTGGCAGATCCAGATCATCCATGGCGTCTGAAAATTGAAGAATCTGCGCAGCAGTTGATGCTGGAATTGGCGAATAATGACAGTGAAGCCAGTCAGCGTTTGAATTCTGCCAAGGATGCCTTGCTGGACAGCCCTCAGGTATTGAACTTCATCAGCGGTGCAGTCGTAATTCTGTGTGATGCAATCAAGGCGGATCTGGAAAAACCGGATTCCGGTATTGCAGAAAATCTGCGGATCGCGATTCAACAGGTGGGTGAGAATATCATTTCCAACAGTTCAGTGCGTGAGTTACTAAATAACCGCATGAGTGGCATGGCAGTGGATCTCAGTGATCAATACAGCGAGAAAGTCATTCGCTTTATCAGTGAACGGATTCATGAGTGGGATTCACGCGAAATGATTGACAAGATTGAAAATGAAGTCGGTGGCGACTTGCATATGATCCGGGTCAACGGCGTGGTAGTGGGTGCCTGTATCGGCCTGATACTTGGGGTCATTCGTGCTGCAGTCGAGCATCTGATCTAA
- a CDS encoding DUF2798 domain-containing protein, protein MDSQKTPVIFGNIPKLPAKWALIIIPFILSCLMSGIISFINMLRNLGWIEGFMALWFHNWMISWAFAFPIVLLLLPVVHKLTGLLVDMSGQQPPK, encoded by the coding sequence GTGGATTCGCAAAAAACTCCGGTCATCTTCGGCAATATTCCCAAACTCCCAGCCAAATGGGCATTGATTATTATCCCGTTTATCCTGTCCTGCCTGATGAGCGGCATCATCTCTTTTATCAATATGCTACGGAATTTGGGTTGGATCGAAGGTTTTATGGCACTCTGGTTTCACAACTGGATGATTTCCTGGGCTTTTGCTTTTCCAATTGTGTTGTTACTGTTGCCGGTGGTGCATAAGCTCACTGGTCTGTTAGTGGATATGAGTGGACAGCAACCACCCAAATAA
- the argS gene encoding arginine--tRNA ligase, whose product MNTAIQAALDHAVQTLKAQNVLPSDWNNTSNLTRTKDRSHGDFASNIAMIASKAAGMKPRDLAEKILAALPEVADISKAEIAGPGFINFFLNADQRFAVLDQIQAQQDTFGRTQANAEKRIQVEFVSANPTSSLHVGHGRGAAYGMTVANLLEATGAKVDREYYVNDAGRQMDILATSTYLRYLELTGQELVFPKNAYQGDYVKEIAQSIIDQDGTAYVRPVADVYKDVPEDVQYAAEPDAEGNKVVLSGDKEKHIDGLIHNSQTLLNEGYRVFHQAALKAILDDIKDDLGEFGVTFNQWFSEATLAEKIEEALQTLDQRGYLYEQDGNIWFKSTEFGDEKDRVVKRRNGQTTYFASDIAYHLNKLQRGYTDIIDIWGSDHHGYITRVKAAIDAMGYDSKKLTVLLVQFVSLWRGGEMVQMSSRSGQFVTLRDLRKEVGNDAARFYYVMRKSEQHIDFDLDLAVSQSKDNAVYYIQYAHARICRMLEKAVTTGVNFDAVTARGLAAKLELDAETEILAKLAAYPEIVVRAANSYEPHQVGNYLKELAALFHGWYNENKVLGDDAELTQARLLLSVNVRQVLRNGLELLGVSAPESM is encoded by the coding sequence ATGAATACGGCAATCCAAGCAGCTCTCGATCATGCAGTGCAAACCTTAAAGGCACAAAACGTACTCCCATCTGACTGGAACAATACAAGTAATTTGACGCGTACCAAAGACCGTAGCCACGGTGACTTTGCATCAAATATTGCCATGATCGCGTCTAAAGCTGCGGGTATGAAGCCGCGTGATTTAGCAGAAAAAATCCTTGCTGCCCTGCCTGAAGTTGCAGATATCAGCAAAGCCGAGATTGCAGGCCCGGGCTTCATTAACTTCTTCCTGAATGCTGACCAACGCTTCGCAGTTCTGGACCAAATCCAGGCTCAACAAGATACGTTTGGTCGTACCCAGGCCAATGCGGAAAAACGTATTCAAGTGGAATTCGTTTCTGCAAACCCAACCTCTAGCCTGCACGTGGGTCATGGCCGTGGTGCTGCATACGGTATGACCGTTGCAAACTTGTTAGAAGCAACTGGTGCAAAAGTTGACCGCGAATACTATGTCAATGATGCTGGCCGCCAAATGGATATTCTGGCGACTTCAACATATTTACGTTATTTGGAACTCACTGGCCAAGAACTAGTATTCCCGAAAAATGCCTATCAAGGTGACTACGTTAAAGAGATCGCACAAAGCATCATCGACCAAGATGGCACAGCGTATGTACGTCCAGTGGCCGATGTCTACAAAGATGTACCGGAAGATGTGCAATATGCAGCAGAACCAGATGCGGAAGGCAATAAAGTGGTTCTTTCAGGTGATAAAGAAAAACATATCGATGGCCTGATTCACAACTCACAAACCTTATTAAATGAAGGCTACCGCGTCTTCCATCAGGCAGCATTGAAAGCTATTCTTGACGATATCAAAGATGACCTTGGCGAATTCGGGGTGACTTTCAATCAATGGTTCAGCGAAGCAACATTGGCTGAAAAAATTGAAGAAGCATTACAAACCCTGGATCAACGCGGCTACTTATATGAACAAGATGGCAACATCTGGTTCAAATCAACTGAATTTGGTGACGAAAAAGACCGTGTGGTAAAACGCCGTAATGGTCAAACCACTTACTTTGCGTCTGATATCGCGTATCACCTGAATAAATTACAACGTGGCTATACCGATATTATCGATATCTGGGGTTCGGATCATCATGGTTATATCACACGTGTGAAAGCAGCCATTGATGCAATGGGCTATGACTCGAAAAAGCTGACTGTGCTTTTAGTACAGTTCGTGAGCCTATGGCGTGGCGGCGAGATGGTACAAATGTCATCTCGTTCAGGTCAGTTCGTGACTTTACGTGACCTGCGTAAAGAAGTGGGTAATGATGCGGCGCGTTTCTACTACGTGATGCGTAAGTCTGAACAGCACATTGACTTTGACCTTGACCTTGCTGTGTCACAAAGCAAGGACAACGCTGTGTACTACATCCAGTATGCCCATGCTCGTATCTGCCGTATGTTAGAAAAAGCTGTTACCACTGGCGTGAACTTTGATGCTGTGACTGCACGTGGTCTGGCAGCTAAACTTGAACTAGATGCTGAAACTGAGATCTTGGCGAAACTGGCAGCGTACCCTGAAATTGTGGTGCGTGCAGCGAACAGCTATGAACCGCACCAAGTCGGTAACTATCTGAAAGAATTGGCTGCGTTGTTCCATGGTTGGTACAATGAGAACAAGGTACTCGGTGATGATGCTGAACTGACTCAAGCACGTCTGCTGTTGTCTGTAAATGTACGTCAAGTACTCCGCAATGGTCTGGAACTTCTTGGTGTATCAGCTCCTGAGAGCATGTAA
- a CDS encoding SPOR domain-containing protein — protein sequence MFGKTQRGVSERPNKPKKPLIPAWLGTLVIILIVLSFLVALMLWKPWEPVKPNNDQVTSGHYEEEDSNKDYRFYDLLPKQQVTPIPEQAVPETNKQDAVVIVEAPRTEESTAETATEPGLVESPAVPVTTYILQVRSFDDPDQADARRAEIILNGLSADVVRSVENGKVWYRVVSGPYDSVDAAVIAQQTLQHSGIDSIVVKQ from the coding sequence GTGTTTGGAAAAACGCAGCGCGGTGTATCTGAACGTCCGAACAAGCCGAAGAAACCATTGATCCCTGCATGGCTCGGCACACTCGTGATCATTTTAATCGTGTTAAGTTTTCTGGTGGCGCTCATGCTGTGGAAGCCATGGGAACCTGTAAAACCAAACAATGATCAGGTGACTTCTGGGCATTATGAAGAAGAGGACTCCAATAAGGATTATCGCTTCTATGACCTGTTGCCAAAGCAGCAAGTCACTCCAATTCCTGAGCAGGCTGTGCCTGAAACCAATAAACAGGATGCCGTGGTGATTGTAGAAGCACCTCGAACTGAGGAATCTACAGCTGAAACTGCGACTGAGCCTGGGTTAGTTGAATCACCTGCTGTACCAGTAACGACCTATATTCTGCAAGTACGCAGTTTTGATGATCCGGATCAAGCCGATGCCCGTCGTGCCGAGATTATTTTGAATGGTCTATCCGCAGATGTTGTTCGCAGTGTGGAAAATGGCAAGGTCTGGTACCGTGTGGTGTCTGGTCCTTATGATTCTGTAGATGCTGCTGTAATTGCCCAGCAGACATTGCAGCATAGCGGGATTGACTCAATTGTCGTGAAGCAATAA